The region ATGTTGTCCGGCATGGACATTATCAACGGTTTCCCGGATGGCACCTTTAAGCCTGATGAAGCCGTAACCAGAGCTCAGATGGCAGCTCTGATCACCAGAATGTTTAACTTAGGCAGCTCTGCAGTAGCTGCAGAACCTTTCTCCGACGTTACTGTTAGCTATTGGGCAGCGTCTGATATTGTTTCTGCGAAAAACAGAGGTATTATCAACGGTTTCCCTGATGGTACTTTCCAGCCTGAAGCGGAAGTTACTTACGAACAGGCAGTTAAAATGATTGTTTGTGCATTAAACTACGGTGCGGCTGCAGAAAAATCCGGCGGTTACCCCAACGGATACATTCAGCAGGCTTCCAAACTGGGTATCTTAAAAAATGCAGCTCACACTCAGGACAAGCCCGCTCCCAGAGGAATTATCGCTCAGCTGTTGTATAACTCTTTAGATGTTGATATGTTAGTTCCTCAGATCAATGCAGATGGTTCTGTGGATTATGTAAAATCTGGAAGCGGTAATAACACTGTCAGCCAGCAGTTCTTAAAAACCGAAACCATTAAAAATGTTACCGTGGTTCGTACTCCTAAAGTGAACTTGGAACCCGGTCAGCCTGCAATTGAAAGCGTAAACGACAATGCGATGTTTGTGAAAAAAGCAGACAACAGCTACGTTAAAATTACCGTTCAGAATACTTCTGCATTTGACTATATTGGTCAGCAGGTAGATATTACCTACAAAACCGACGCAGAAGATCCCGAAATGAAAACCTTAACCAACATTACTCGTAATGCCGGCGTTCGTGTATATGAAAACATCAAATTATCCGATGTGATTTCTTTAGATGCTTCCGGTATTGACTATTACACCGATAAAGCAAAAGAAAGAGAAAACAGCTTGAATTTCAGCGGAACTCCCGTTGTGATGTATAACGAAAGACTGCATACAAACGGTATCGCTGCAATCAATGCAGATTTAGTGGATCCTGACGGTGTGGACGGTGTTGTTTCTGTTTACTTAAGCGGCACTCAGACTCTGGTAAAAGCAAAATCTTACAAAACTTATGTGGTAGAAAGCACTGATACCAGAAATGAAGTAATTAAAGTAAAAGGCAATGACGGCCAGTCTAATTTTGATATTTCTGTTCCTTATAAAGATACCTACTTAAATGAAACCGTAATGAAAAAAGGTAACTTTGATTATTCTACCGGTAAAGCAGTTGCAAATGCAAATACCTTGTCTTCATATAGCGGTATCTCGAAGGGCAATATCATTGCGGTTGCAACCAACACTGAAGATACTTCCAACAACTACTATGAAGTGTTAGTATCCACCTCTGCTGTAACCGGCGCTATTACCGAATACTACACTGATGATGCAACCGGACGTCCCTTCATTAAAGTTGCAAACGGTAGCACTTTCTTACTGTCTAAAGAATTAGACAGATACGCTCTGACTTCTGTGGTTCAGCCTGAAGTAAATGCTAAATTCCATATTGACCCCTTCGGCGAAGTTGGTTATGTTTCCAACATCAAAACTGAAGATGTGAACATTGGTATTCCTGTTTCTGTTACCACCGGCGGTACCGGCTTTGACAGAATCACTCAGTTGGAAATTTACAATGTAAGCACCAATCAGGTAGACACCTTACGTTTCCGTGATGAAACCTCCGGAGATGCTCGTATCGCAGCTTTAAAAGACGGTTCCGGTGAACTGATTACTGATGCACTCTTTAAATACACCCTGAAAAATGGACAGATTGATGAATTTGGAATCATTGATGCAGGTAGCGACAGCTATCAGTATGTTTCTGCAAAATCTACCAATGCAGAAGTAACCGATATTAAGAAAATTTCTTCTACCAAAATCACTTTTGATAACGGTAAAGAAATTACTTATAACTCTACTTCTACCAAAATTATCTTAATCGGTTCTCACTATGATACCGATACTGTTATTCCGAAAACCACTACTTTAACTACCAATACTGCATACACCGGTAAAGTATATCAGTTAAACTTAAAGAAATCCGGTACCAGCTATAATATGCAGTATGTTATCGTTCGTCCTTTCGAAGGATTAACCAAGGATTCTGAAACCTATATCGTAGATTCTATTGGTTCTATCGTTCCCATGGATGATGTAAACGTTGTAACCGTAAAAGCTTATCCGTTCACCGGCGTTAATAAAGCTGGGAATGGTTCCGCTCTCCGTGAAGTGGTAATTACTCAGCCCGTTGTAAACGCTCTTAATTTGAAAAAAGGTGATGTGTTTACCTATTATGATATCCCCGGAACCACCGGTATCGATATTGAAAACTTAAGATGCGTATTCGTTTTAGCTCGTGCTGATGAAATCGCAAACGGAAATTATCCCACCGCAGGGGTTATGGAAGCTTCCGATAATGCATATGCTGCAACCAATGCATACAACAGAGATTACAACTTCTTTGGTATCCAGAACAATACCAGCAATATGGTAGGTCCCACCACTAATAGTGTATATGCTTATTATATGGGTATTCCGTTGACCTATATCACTAATGAAGCAGGTACCATCCGTAACTTAAGAATCGCAAAAGATGATTCCGGTTTACCTGTTTTAGCAGGTGATACCGCTACCATTGAAGCACTGGAAGCAGATCTTGATAACGGCGACAATTTCTATGATTATGATCTGGAATCCTTAGCAAACATCTATGTGTACGATGCAACTGCATCCACCGCAGACAGACTGATTCAGATTAAAAATAAAGATGAAATCAAAGGTTTCTTAGAAGATTTACAGACTATTGAAAACAATGCTGACAATGAAACCAAACATCATGATACTATGTTTGTAAAAGTGTTCAACAGCAATAGCAACAATACTTTCTATAATCTTTATATCATCAAAGACGTAAGATAATTTTATTTCGTCAAAAAAGCCCGTAATGGTTTGACATTACGGGCTTTTTTTATTGTGAATACAACAAGGTTCCGGGGCACCCGACCGCAATCTTTGATTGCGTCATCGGGTCGGGTTCTTATTGAATCATCAGGAGAAAACGAGCATATACAGTAGCTCCGTCGGTAGATATCCGTATGAGAATGGGCATGTCCCGATTATTCTGAAATTTGAAATCATAGCCATCGTAGGATACGGTAGCATCGTGATTGGAGTCTGCATAGGGCACACTGTGAGAATGAGAGTGGCGTTCAGTCACGGGAAAATTTCCGTTCAGCGTTGCCATATACAGCGTGGAAGAAATCTGACAGATACCTCCTCCAACAGTTGGCACTTTATCACCGTTTTCGTCATAACCAATGGCTTCCTGGTAGCCTTTTTCTTTTGTTCTGGGACCCACAGTCTGATTGAAAGAAAACTCTTCTCCCACATTCAGTATCATTCCGTCAATGGCGTCAATAGCAATTTTCAGATTGTTGTTTCGTTGGGGAATGTTATCGAAAATATTGGTAGAAGCTTGTCCCACCATTTCATACACCGGAGCAGGTGGCTCGGTTGGTATGGGGGAAGGGGGAGGAGTTTCGGTTGGTTGTGAAGAGGGAGTGGGTGACGCGGTTTTATTTGGAGTCGGAGTGATAACCTCGGCGGTTTTTTCTTCTTTTTGAGATTTGCATCCAACGGACACCAGCAATAAGAGAACAAGGAGCCAACCCTTGGTGGCCTTTACAATATGTTTCAGATGTTTCAAGAGAAGACTCCTTTCGTAGCGTTAAAATTAAAAATCACTGTAAAATAAACAGAGGTAAGTTCACAAAAAATAATTCGGATATTCAGCTGTTTTTATCGGTAATCATAAATTTAATGGCTGTGCGCTCTTCGCCTGCCACTTCGATTTCTGAAAAAGCAGGAACGCACACAATGTCAAAACCGCTGGGCGCTAAGAAACCTCTGGCAATAGCTACTGCTTTTACCGCTTGATTCACAGCAGCAGCACCGATTGCCTGAAGCTCAGCGGAGCCACGTTCTCTCACAATGCCCGACAATGCGCCGGCCACAGAACCGGGATTGGAATTTTTGGATACCTTTAGGATAAGCATATTGATTCCTCCAAATAAAATTAGATAAGTATCATCTTTGATATTTTTTCGTTTTTTACGTTCTCAGTATGGTTTATTATATGAAGAAGCACGAAAAAAAATACAGTTTCATATAAATTTATTCGGCAATTTTAAATTTGCAATAAAAAAATTAAAAAAATTTGGAAAAATAGTGGACAAACAGGGTAAAATTATGTATAATATATTTCGGTAAAAAATATTTTTAACATACATTTATGGAGGTTCAAAGTAATGAGCAAGTTTACACATGAAGTTGAACAAATGACTTGTGTAGCCAAAGGCCCCAACCATGGTCCGGCACCGATTCCGGAAGAAGGCAAATGGGTCCAGGCAAAAGAAGTAAAAGACATTTCCGGCTTAACTCACGGTATTGGCTGGTGTGCTCCTCAGCAGGGTGCATGTAAGCTGACCTTAAACGTAAAAGACGGTATCATTGAAGAAGCGTTGGTTGAAACCATCGGCTGTAGCGGTATGACTCATTCCGCAGCTATGGCAGCAGAAATCTTAACCGGCAAAACCTTACTGGAAGCAGTAAATACCGACTTGGTTTGTGATGCGATCAACACTGCTATGAGAGAACTGTTCCTGCAGATTATCTACGGTAGAACTCAGACTGCATTCTCCGAAGGCGGTTTACCCATCGGTGCAGGCTTAGAAGACTTAGGTAAAGGCTTAAGAAGCCAGGTTGGTACCATGTACTCCTCTTCTGCAAAAGGTCCCAGATATCTGGAAATGGCAGAAGGTTATGTTACCAAAATTGCTTTGGATGATGAAAAACACATCATCGGTTATGAATTCATCAGCTTCGGCAGAATGATGGATATGATCAAAGCAGGCACTGCTCCTGAAGAAGCAATGAAGAAAGCAACCGGTACCTACGGAAGATTCGCTGATGCAGCGTCTTACGTAGATCCCAGAAAAGAATAAGGAGGGAAACGATTATGCCATTATTTGAAGGTTACGAAAGAAGAATCGCCGGCATTACCAAATGCTTGGAAGAAAACGGAATCGCTTCCATCGAAGAAGCAAGAAAAATCTGTGAAGATAAAGGTATCGATGTTTATAACATCGTAAAAGGCATCCAGCCCATCTGTTTTGAAAACGCTTGCTGGGCATACATTTTAGGTGCCGCTTTAGCAATCAAACGTGGTGTTACCAACGCTGCTGACGCTGCAGAAGTAATCGGCGAAGGTTTACAGGCATTCTGTATCCCCGGCTCCGTTGCAGACGACAGAAAAGTAGGTATCGGTCACGGTAACTTAGCAGCAATGTTGTTAAGAGAAGAAACCAAGTGTTTCGCATTCTTAGCAGGTCACGAATCTTTCGCTGCTGCTGAAGGTGCAATCGGTATTGCAAAATCTGCAAACAAAGTTAGAAAAGAACCCTTAAAAGTTATCTTAAACGGTCTGGGTAAAGACGCTGCTGAAATTATCTCCAGAATCAACGGCTTCACCTATGTGAAAACCCAGTTTGACTACTACACCGGCGAACTGAAAGTAGTTTCTGAAAAAGCTTACTCCGACGGTGAAAGAGCAAAAGTTAAATGCTACGGTTGTGATGACGTTCGTGAAGGTGTTGCAATCATGCACAAAGAAAATGTTGGTGTTTCCATCACCGGTAACTCCACCAACCCCACCAGATTCCAGCATCCTGTTGCAGGTACCTACAAAAAAGAATGTATCCAGCAGGGTAAAAAATACTTCTCCGTTGCATCCGGCGGCGGTACCGGAAGAACTCTGCATCCCGATAACATGGCTGCAGGCCCCGCTTCTTACGGCTTAACTGACACTATGGGAAGAATGCACTCTGACGCTCAGTTCGCAGGTTCTTCCTCCGTTCCGGCTCACGTTGAAATGATGGGCTTGATCGGCGCAGGTAACAACCCCATGGTTGGTATGTCTGTTGCAGTTGCAGTAGCAATCGAAGAAGCTAGCAAATAATAAAAACAGCAAAAATCACCGCATCTTGCACTTTTTTATAAAACTTCGCATATAGCAATATAGCTCGTTTTTAAAAAAACACAATCTACGGCGATTTATAGCAGTTTTAAATGTCTGCGGACTTTCTTAAGCATTAATGTTAGACACATCATTTTGAGGTTTATACCGATGATGTGTCTAACTTTTTCATGCCGAAAAGGAAAAGTATGCATACTGATTTTTAGTCTTGAAAACTTCAAGGGGATATAGTATAATTGAATCAAAACTGTATGAAAGGTTGGAATAATCATATGAAAGAACAACTGAAAGGTTTTATTAAGGGTGTTGCTTTGACACTGAGTGTTGTTGCAGGAATTACGAGTGTTTCTGCAGCTATCAAAACGCAGAATGCGATATTAAATTACAACAACATCAAAATAAGCATAGACGGGAAGCAAATTGAACCAAAGGATGCAAGCGGAAATCTTGTAGAGCCTTTTATCATTGATGGCACAACTTATCTGCCGGTAAGAGCGGTTGCCTCTGCTATGGGTAAGAGTGTACAATGGGATGGTGAGACAAATACCGTAAATCTTACAGAGCCAAGTAAAGTGATAGCGGACTTCCATGACTATGATAGGTATGATCCTGATCGCTATGTAACACTGAGCGATTTGAATTATGGACAAGAAGTAGTGTTTGAAGCACAGGGAGATATCACAGATTTCAAAATATTCTATCTGGAAAATGATGCTATGGATTCGTTTAGTGTTTATGATGGATTTTACTATAAAGAAGGGGTAAATAAAGTTTTATATGAGAAAGATGTATTAAGTTCAGGGGAGTACATCATAACGAAACTTGCCAATACTTCTGATCTTTATCCGTCTTTTGGAATGGTATATACAAATGATTCCGGCGAGACTAAGGCCTATACCTTATTTACTGATGACCTCAGAGGTGAAGGAGTACATTCGTTTAATAGCTATGAGATTAGAATATTAAAGTAAACACAAAAATTGGACTTTCCTATTTTAGCGGTATTTTTACTGAGTACATTTATCAGCGGTTGTACACCTGTCAATCGATCTGATAGCGCTGATAATCACACCGCCCGAGAGAATGCGGGTACCGTTGGAATATGAAAGAATTTGTTGTGTAATACTTGATGAGAAAACAGGTGTGGTGGTTTGTCAAGTGATCAATGGAGATTTCTCTCACTATGCTGTTATCAATTCGAAAAGATTACTGAAATTTGATTAATTCGACATCATAAAAGGAAAAACTAAATACTCCCCCGTGAAAACGGGGGTATTTACTTTTGAAATTACTTTATCTTACAGTATTCAACAATATATTGGAATTGTTAGTCAATATTTTTTACGGTTAAAAAAGAAGAGGGGGCTGTCCGCTTTGAAAAGCAATGCAAGCTCCGATGCAACTGACCATGACATTTTGTTGACATACTTGACAGAGACAATACAGTGTGATACGATAAAGGTAACAAGAATGCTAAAAAAGGTGGTTTTATTATGAAATTCCTTTACAATAAAACAGGAAATACCACAAAGTAACGCTGACGAACTGAAAAAGTATAAGGAACTGTTGGATAGCGGTATCATATCTCAAGAAGAATTTGACGAAAAGAAAAAACAATTACTTGGTTTATAATGCTACACACGGAGCGGCACAAAACCGCTCCGTTTTTCTATATGTTCGCAAAGGTACAACTTTATAAACACATAAAAAGCACGTGTTTGTTGAAATGATGGGCATGATCGGCGCAGGTAACAACCCCATGGTTGGTATGTCTGTTGCAGTTGCAGTTGCAATCGAAGAAGCAAGCAAATAATAGGTAGTATCAACAATTTAAAGACTTCTGAATTTTGGTTCAGGAGTCTTTATTTTTTGTCCACATTCCGCTTTTGTCCACAAATTGTCCACGATAATGAGGGGAAAGAGGAGAATATGAAAAATAATATCATCATCAGAAAGAGAAAATCTGTCAAAAAGGGATTTACCTATGAATACAGATTTGAAACTGCACCGGTAGGTGGACAAAGAAAATGGATAAGTAAAGGCGGTTTTGAAAATGAAGAACTTGCAAGAGTTGAGGGCATTAAGGCATTAAACGAATATAACGCTTGTGGGAAAGTAGTAGAACCAACATCAATGAGCTTTGCTGATTTTTTGGAACATTGGATTGTGAATGATTGTAGTGCAATACTTAACGAGGTTACAATTCAAAATTACAGGAAGAAGATTAAAAACCTGATAGCACCAACTTTGGGTAAATATAAGGTTAATACTATTGATAGAGATAAACTTCAAAATTTACTTGTATATTTGCATAATAATGGCTATTCAAGCAACACATTATCAGCCGTTAAGGGAATACTAACCAAATGCTTTAATTATGCAATTTATAGCAACTACTTAGCGAAATCTCCAGCACTAAGTCTAAAGATACCAAAGAATGAAAATACAGATGTACCCACAAGAATATCACCACATATTTATTTAACAAGAGAACGGATAGCATCTATATTTGAAAGATTTCCTGTTTCTTCATCTTCCCACTTGCCTTTGATGATTGGCTTG is a window of Oscillospiraceae bacterium DNA encoding:
- a CDS encoding GGGtGRT protein, coding for MPLFEGYERRIAGITKCLEENGIASIEEARKICEDKGIDVYNIVKGIQPICFENACWAYILGAALAIKRGVTNAADAAEVIGEGLQAFCIPGSVADDRKVGIGHGNLAAMLLREETKCFAFLAGHESFAAAEGAIGIAKSANKVRKEPLKVILNGLGKDAAEIISRINGFTYVKTQFDYYTGELKVVSEKAYSDGERAKVKCYGCDDVREGVAIMHKENVGVSITGNSTNPTRFQHPVAGTYKKECIQQGKKYFSVASGGGTGRTLHPDNMAAGPASYGLTDTMGRMHSDAQFAGSSSVPAHVEMMGLIGAGNNPMVGMSVAVAVAIEEASK
- a CDS encoding copper amine oxidase N-terminal domain-containing protein translates to MNQNCMKGWNNHMKEQLKGFIKGVALTLSVVAGITSVSAAIKTQNAILNYNNIKISIDGKQIEPKDASGNLVEPFIIDGTTYLPVRAVASAMGKSVQWDGETNTVNLTEPSKVIADFHDYDRYDPDRYVTLSDLNYGQEVVFEAQGDITDFKIFYLENDAMDSFSVYDGFYYKEGVNKVLYEKDVLSSGEYIITKLANTSDLYPSFGMVYTNDSGETKAYTLFTDDLRGEGVHSFNSYEIRILK
- a CDS encoding S-layer homology domain-containing protein; translation: MKSKVLALVLACLMILSTPIFAATFSDVPTTHDRYQAIDMLSGMDIINGFPDGTFKPDEAVTRAQMAALITRMFNLGSSAVAAEPFSDVTVSYWAASDIVSAKNRGIINGFPDGTFQPEAEVTYEQAVKMIVCALNYGAAAEKSGGYPNGYIQQASKLGILKNAAHTQDKPAPRGIIAQLLYNSLDVDMLVPQINADGSVDYVKSGSGNNTVSQQFLKTETIKNVTVVRTPKVNLEPGQPAIESVNDNAMFVKKADNSYVKITVQNTSAFDYIGQQVDITYKTDAEDPEMKTLTNITRNAGVRVYENIKLSDVISLDASGIDYYTDKAKERENSLNFSGTPVVMYNERLHTNGIAAINADLVDPDGVDGVVSVYLSGTQTLVKAKSYKTYVVESTDTRNEVIKVKGNDGQSNFDISVPYKDTYLNETVMKKGNFDYSTGKAVANANTLSSYSGISKGNIIAVATNTEDTSNNYYEVLVSTSAVTGAITEYYTDDATGRPFIKVANGSTFLLSKELDRYALTSVVQPEVNAKFHIDPFGEVGYVSNIKTEDVNIGIPVSVTTGGTGFDRITQLEIYNVSTNQVDTLRFRDETSGDARIAALKDGSGELITDALFKYTLKNGQIDEFGIIDAGSDSYQYVSAKSTNAEVTDIKKISSTKITFDNGKEITYNSTSTKIILIGSHYDTDTVIPKTTTLTTNTAYTGKVYQLNLKKSGTSYNMQYVIVRPFEGLTKDSETYIVDSIGSIVPMDDVNVVTVKAYPFTGVNKAGNGSALREVVITQPVVNALNLKKGDVFTYYDIPGTTGIDIENLRCVFVLARADEIANGNYPTAGVMEASDNAYAATNAYNRDYNFFGIQNNTSNMVGPTTNSVYAYYMGIPLTYITNEAGTIRNLRIAKDDSGLPVLAGDTATIEALEADLDNGDNFYDYDLESLANIYVYDATASTADRLIQIKNKDEIKGFLEDLQTIENNADNETKHHDTMFVKVFNSNSNNTFYNLYIIKDVR
- a CDS encoding stage V sporulation protein S — translated: MLILKVSKNSNPGSVAGALSGIVRERGSAELQAIGAAAVNQAVKAVAIARGFLAPSGFDIVCVPAFSEIEVAGEERTAIKFMITDKNS